In Nicotiana tabacum cultivar K326 chromosome 19, ASM71507v2, whole genome shotgun sequence, one DNA window encodes the following:
- the LOC107813434 gene encoding histidine-containing phosphotransfer protein 1 isoform X2, producing MESVNQLQRKLADYTSSLYNEKFLDEQFIQLQQLADESNPDFVVEVVSLFFEDSERLLNELTKALNQPNVDFKKVDAHVHQLKGSSSSIGAQRVQRMCIAFRNYCEQQIVEGCIKCLQQVKNEYTLVKNKLETLFKLEKQLVDAGGSLPVV from the exons ATGGAGAGTGTAAACCAGTTACAAAGAAAACTAGCTGACTACACTTCTTCCTTGTACAATGAG AAATTTCTGGATGAGCAGTTCATACAACTGCAGCAACTTGCAGATGAGAGTAACCCTGACTTTGTGGTTGAAGTTGTTTCCCTTTTCTTTGAAGATTCTGAAAGGCTTCTTAATGAACTAACAAAAGCTCT CAATCAGCCAAATGTAGACTTCAAGAAAGTTGATGCTCATGTTCATCAGTTGAAGGGTAGCAGCTCCAG CATTGGTGCACAAAGAGTTCAAAGAATGTGCATTGCCTTCCGTAATTATTGTGAGCAACAGATTGTTGAAGG GTGCATAAAATGTTTGCAACAAGTAAAGAATGAGTACACCCTTGTCAAAAACAAGCTTGAAACTTTATTTAAG CTGGAGAAACAACTCGTGGATGCTGGAGGTTCATTACCTGTGGTGTGA
- the LOC107813434 gene encoding uncharacterized protein LOC107813434 isoform X1 — protein MESVNQLQRKLADYTSSLYNEGLEKENPDGSFDLLEWWKAREKHFPVLARMARDILSIQASTVASESAFSQARLQIGDHRASMRDSLEKSVLFRDWIRSERRNFGIAEAQPAIDEAYEEMIAELTEDSASPGSGDEQASFPPPPTQPPPNLEGFMRFVRDNT, from the exons ATGGAGAGTGTAAACCAGTTACAAAGAAAACTAGCTGACTACACTTCTTCCTTGTACAATGAG ggacttgaaaaggagaatccagacggctcttttgatcttttggaatggtggaaggcaagggaaaaacattttcctgttcttgcaaggatggctcgggatattttatcaattcaagcttcaactgttgcatcagagagcgctttcagtcaagcaagactgcaaataggtgatcatagagcgtctatgagggatagcttggaaaaatcagtattgtttagagattggatccgctcggaaagaagaaactttggaattgcagaagcacaaccggcgatagatgaagcttatgaagaaatgatagcggaacttacggaggattcggcttcgcccggaagtggtgatgaacaagcttcttttccaccaccaccaacgcaacctcctccgaaccttgaaggatttatgagatttgttagagataatacatag